A genome region from Deltaproteobacteria bacterium includes the following:
- a CDS encoding flagellar biosynthesis protein FlhF produces the protein MQVKKFEARSMKEALELVKSQLGPDAIILSAKDNSKKYGLVGDSSFEITAAVSEETLHKKKFVESRMGDQDKNKFSNSSARMQKEIINKFVNNHKSPAPIRPITAQRYIDIDKEQSLAEERIRNAAASAFNAYDFQEEIKKGDTSKSRSTEDIESLKLEILALKKKLAEANQLSENINQANQANQVNQVSPSNHANYPGSAYGIHFDLALNYQNLLKEGMIEDHAIEMILDIQNELPLNKLKNKSLIEGLLAKKILETISLSDVKDKKFHFFVGPSGTGKTSCLIKMASQLIVREGKKIAVLTTDNHKVGAVEQLKIYSQILNVPFAVIRDRSDWKEVIKFINNIDCVLVDFPGLNLKTLQEKAFFDKLLVNEIPSKAIHLVLSARSKYEDMQDTLHNYSILNIDDVIFNHLDESVQNGPIYSFIKTNCIPIHSFGIGSKIPEDFEYATKERLVDLIFHITKNNNSNQEANI, from the coding sequence ATGCTATCATTTTGTCCGCAAAGGATAATAGTAAAAAATACGGCTTAGTTGGTGATAGTAGCTTTGAAATCACTGCCGCTGTGAGCGAAGAGACGCTTCATAAAAAGAAATTTGTAGAATCTAGAATGGGAGATCAAGATAAAAATAAATTTAGTAATAGTTCTGCAAGAATGCAGAAAGAAATTATTAATAAGTTTGTCAACAATCATAAGTCACCGGCACCCATCAGGCCGATAACGGCACAAAGGTACATAGACATCGACAAGGAGCAGAGCCTCGCAGAGGAAAGAATTAGAAATGCTGCTGCTAGTGCCTTTAATGCCTATGATTTTCAAGAAGAAATAAAAAAAGGAGACACTTCCAAAAGTCGATCCACTGAGGACATAGAGTCCTTGAAGTTAGAGATCTTAGCTCTAAAGAAAAAGTTAGCAGAGGCAAATCAACTAAGTGAAAATATAAATCAGGCAAATCAAGCAAATCAGGTAAATCAAGTAAGTCCTTCAAATCATGCGAACTATCCTGGGAGTGCCTATGGAATTCATTTTGATTTAGCACTAAATTATCAAAATTTATTAAAAGAAGGAATGATCGAAGACCATGCGATTGAGATGATTTTGGATATTCAAAATGAATTACCATTGAATAAGTTAAAAAACAAATCACTGATTGAGGGATTGTTAGCAAAAAAAATATTAGAAACCATTTCATTGAGTGATGTAAAAGATAAAAAATTTCATTTTTTTGTTGGACCAAGCGGAACAGGAAAAACTTCTTGCTTAATTAAAATGGCATCACAGTTAATTGTCAGAGAGGGTAAAAAAATTGCAGTGCTGACAACGGATAATCATAAGGTGGGCGCTGTAGAACAATTAAAAATATATTCACAAATTTTAAATGTTCCCTTTGCCGTGATTCGAGATAGATCAGATTGGAAAGAAGTCATAAAGTTTATTAACAATATAGACTGTGTGTTAGTGGATTTTCCAGGTTTAAATTTAAAAACTCTTCAAGAAAAAGCTTTCTTTGATAAATTGCTTGTGAACGAAATTCCCAGCAAGGCGATTCATTTAGTTTTATCGGCTCGAAGTAAGTATGAGGATATGCAAGACACTCTTCATAATTATTCTATTTTGAACATTGATGATGTTATATTTAATCATCTTGATGAATCTGTTCAAAATGGTCCCATTTATAGTTTTATAAAAACAAACTGTATTCCTATTCATTCTTTTGGTATCGGATCTAAGATCCCAGAAGATTTTGAGTATGCCACCAAAGAAAGATTGGTGGATTTGATTTTCCATATAACAAAGAATAATAATTCTAACCAAGAGGCCAATATATGA
- a CDS encoding FliA/WhiG family RNA polymerase sigma factor, translating into MRNLALLKKYKEDPKKLTQKQKDSLIKEYAPLIKFIAQKIAVRLPANIELDDLISAGVIGLMDAIDKYDPSRDNKFKTYAEFRVRGAILDELRSQDWVPRSIRDKSKVLDKTIAMLEQELRRTPTDEEICKTLNITVEEFHDLVNQVRPVSLLSIDDAQTFSNTDKKSILNLLEGSKLANPYNQLNIKKVKDIVAGAIEELPDRQRLVLSLYYYEDLNLKEIGQVLRVTESRVSQLHAQAVIRLKAKLMATIGSGEIELV; encoded by the coding sequence GTGAGAAATTTAGCGTTGCTAAAGAAATATAAAGAAGATCCCAAAAAGCTAACTCAAAAGCAAAAAGATAGTCTAATAAAAGAATATGCACCACTGATTAAATTTATTGCCCAAAAAATTGCAGTTCGGTTGCCTGCAAATATTGAACTAGATGATTTAATTTCGGCCGGTGTCATTGGATTGATGGATGCTATTGATAAGTATGATCCCTCTCGCGATAACAAGTTTAAAACCTATGCCGAGTTTAGAGTTCGTGGCGCCATTCTCGATGAATTGCGTTCTCAAGATTGGGTTCCTCGTTCCATACGCGATAAATCTAAAGTTTTAGATAAAACCATCGCCATGCTTGAGCAAGAATTACGAAGAACACCTACGGATGAAGAGATCTGTAAGACCCTAAATATAACAGTGGAAGAGTTCCACGATTTAGTCAATCAAGTGAGGCCGGTCAGTTTACTTTCCATTGATGACGCTCAAACTTTTAGTAATACTGACAAGAAATCAATACTTAATTTGTTAGAAGGATCAAAACTAGCGAATCCTTACAATCAGTTAAATATTAAGAAAGTTAAGGATATTGTGGCCGGCGCCATCGAAGAATTGCCTGATCGACAAAGATTGGTTTTGTCTTTGTACTACTATGAGGATTTAAATCTCAAAGAAATAGGACAAGTCTTAAGAGTTACAGAAAGTCGGGTTTCCCAGCTGCACGCT
- a CDS encoding MinD/ParA family protein, with protein sequence MSFNYNTKTLSFTSGKGGVGKTTLAVNVAYRLSQAGKKVLIFDADLGMANVDIFFGTRAPFSILDVLKGQKKVKEILTPLDSNLYLLSGGHGFEELQNLDSYSRRAVIDSFAEIHGKFDYLITDTSPGIAPNVLQTNSAVQCINVIITPDPSSFADSYALIKVLNSKFKVKRFSIICNQVKNHEDGFYLFKRFQDVVHKFLLVGLEYLGAVPLDNALRSSNYNQRLIMKQDPTSDSAISINQIANEILNFQPKVNYNGGLQLFWENITSVA encoded by the coding sequence ATGAGTTTTAACTACAATACGAAAACCCTCAGCTTTACATCTGGTAAAGGTGGAGTTGGTAAAACCACTTTAGCAGTCAATGTGGCCTATAGGCTTTCCCAGGCAGGTAAAAAGGTTCTCATTTTCGATGCAGATCTGGGGATGGCAAATGTAGATATCTTTTTTGGAACCAGGGCTCCTTTCTCAATTCTGGATGTTTTAAAAGGACAAAAAAAGGTTAAAGAAATATTAACTCCTCTTGATTCCAATTTGTATTTACTCTCAGGGGGGCATGGATTTGAAGAGTTACAAAATTTAGATTCCTATTCTCGAAGAGCTGTCATTGATTCCTTTGCTGAGATTCACGGAAAATTTGATTATCTCATTACGGACACTTCTCCAGGAATCGCACCAAATGTCTTGCAAACAAATTCAGCGGTTCAGTGTATTAATGTGATTATTACCCCCGATCCCTCTAGTTTTGCTGATTCCTATGCCTTGATTAAAGTACTGAATTCTAAGTTCAAGGTGAAAAGATTTTCAATTATTTGTAATCAAGTAAAAAACCATGAAGATGGATTTTATTTATTTAAAAGATTTCAGGATGTGGTTCACAAATTCTTGCTCGTAGGCCTGGAATATTTGGGAGCCGTGCCTTTAGATAACGCCTTAAGAAGTTCAAATTATAATCAGCGTCTTATTATGAAACAGGACCCCACCTCAGATTCAGCTATCTCCATTAATCAGATTGCAAATGAAATTTTAAATTTTCAACCAAAGGTAAACTACAACGGGGGGTTACAACTATTTTGGGAAAATATCACCAGCGTGGCATGA